A stretch of the Papaver somniferum cultivar HN1 chromosome 6, ASM357369v1, whole genome shotgun sequence genome encodes the following:
- the LOC113285325 gene encoding rhamnogalacturonate lyase B-like gives MDKLRTTTFKVIVQNENQIEVSFTRIWDTSLKGKVMPVNVDKRYIMLKDSSGFYTYAIFDRLKGWPELSIGEARIAFKLSEEKFHHMTITDARQREMPTYQDRQKGQPLAYPEAVLLTDPVNPAQKGEVDDKYQYSTENKDTGVHGWISVNPPIGLWMIAASNEFRAGGPNKQDLTSHTGPISLAMFISSHYSGEDLAPKFENGEPWNKVFGPVFVYVNSAPEAKKDVFTTLWEDAKVQLAKEIKSWPYSFPASDDFPASDQRGTVTGSLLVRDRYVNKRDIAGKSAYVGLAPPGDVGSWQRECKGYQFWTTANADGSFSIQNVRAGEYNLFAWVPGFIGDFKHSTMIKISPGSKQNLGKLVYEPPRAGPTVWEIGFPDRSAAEFRVPEPNKKFMNKLYANREDWFRQYGTWERYSEMYPTRDLVYTVGVSQYQRDWFYAHVPRKLGNKSVPTTWSIVFEIKKILPSGTYKLRLALASATYAELQVRVNDQKAAKPLFTTGRIGKDNAIARHGIHGLYWLYTVDVPGILLRPGQNTIFLTQTRTSSAFYGFMYDYIRLEGPPSNVA, from the exons ATGGACAA GTTGAGGACAACAACGTTTAAGGTTATAGTACAGAATGAGAACCAAATCGAAGTTTCATTTACGAGGATTTGGGATACTTCTCTTAAAGGCAAAGTCATGCCTGTTAATGTAGATAAAAG GTACATTATGCTGAAAGATTCTTCTGGTTTCTATACATACGCTATTTTTGATCGTCTGAAAGGTTGGCCCGAGCTTAGCATTGGAGAAGCCAGGATTGCTTTCAAACTCAGCGAAGAAAA GTTTCACCACATGACCATAACAGATGCAAGGCAAAGAGAGATGCCTACGTACCAAGATCGTCAGAAAGGTCAACCTTTAGCCTATCCAGAAGCAGTTCTGTTAACAGATCCAGTCAATCCAGCACAGAAAGGAGAG GTAGATGATAAGTACCAGTATTCAACTGAGAACAAAGATACTGGGGTACACGGATGGATTAGTGTGAATCCTCCCATTGGATTATGGATGATTGCAGCCAGTAATGAGTTCCGCGCTGGTGGCCCTAACAAACAAGACCTCACCTCCCATACAGGCCCGATAAGTCTTGCT ATGTTTATTAGTAGTCATTACAGTGGAGAAGATCTAGCACCAAAATTTGAAAACGGAGAACCGTGGAACAAGGTTTTTGGCCCGGTGTTTGTGTATGTTAACTCAGCTCCTGAAGCAAAAAAAGATGTCTTCACAACACTTTGGGAGGATGCAAAAGTTCAG TTGGCGAAGGAGATCAAAAGTTGGCCTTACAGTTTCCCTGCTTCAGATGACTTTCCTGCCTCGGATCAACGGGGTACTGTTACAGGAAGCTTGTTAGTCCGGGATAG GTACGTCAACAAGCGTGACATTGCTGGAAAATCTGCGTATGTTGGTTTGGCTCCCCCAGGAGACGTTGGGTCTTGGCAAAGAGAATGCAAG GGTTATCAGTTTTGGACTACAGCCAACGCTGATGGATCTTTTTCGATCCAAAATGTACGTGCCGGAGAATATAATCTTTTTGCATGGGTTCCTGGTTTTATTGGAGATTTTAAGCACAGCACTATGATCAAGATATCCCCAG GATCTAAACAAAATTTGGGTAAGCTTGTATACGAACCTCCAAGAGCTGGTCCTACAGTGTGGGAGATAGGCTTTCCCGATAGATCTGCAGCTGAATTTCGTGTACCTGAACCAAATAAAAAATTCATGAACAAACTGTACGCTAATCGTGAAGACTG GTTCCGGCAGTATGGAACATGGGAGCGATACTCAGAAATGTATCCAACTAGAGATCTCGTCTATACGGTTGGTGTTAGCCAGTACCAGAGAGATTGGTTCTATGCGCACGTCCCAAGGAAACTGGGTAACAAAAGTGTACCAACAACATGGAGCATTGTATTCGAAATCAAAAAAATACTACCTTCTGGAACTTATAAACTTCGATTAGCACTTGCATCTGCTACTTACGCTGAATTGCAG GTTCGTGTCAATGACCAAAAAGCAGCAAAGCCTCTCTTCACAACTGGTAGAATAGGAAAAGACAATGCAATTGCAAGACATGGAATTCACGGGTTGTACTGGTTATATACAGTCGACGTTCCAGGAATTCTACTTCGTCCAGGCCAGAATACAATATTTCTAACACAAACAAGAACTTCAAGCGCATTTTACGGCTTCATGTATGATTATATTCGGTTGGAAGGACCTCCAAGCAATGTTGCGTAG
- the LOC113286659 gene encoding trihelix transcription factor GTL1-like, whose product MSLTLDLSEEISPFSVTWRNNKLLDTYQQEPCSSELKSRSDLQSLQKLLPVRNNFTEFTKCSTNYESFPPDLNSDEWFCLSEKQDDGGGGVGGADATGENHRLGMDSQVRVSSNPEPPLPEIVSRFQDTIQEPKISPMENEEVAVKATHSDTEFGSDVAGNENVDDDLGESLCIKKRKREIQEELKGHFEELVNKMMNKQEDMYKVLLERQDDMYKVLLEKIEQKEKHRITREETWRNLEMERMRKETEQMEKDRIRREETWRNLERELMRKEEEKRAHDTHPNLAYLEQQVISTPDSTGQQIVGIPQSSDIDLDDQSGQEKQRLTRWPKHEVQALISLRTAVEPKFLSGASKLQMWEEISLGMVSMGFTRTAKKCKEKWQKMYGYFRRAAGSSKQPGENAKTYPYFQELDMFYQKCPAEKARDAAIEKASEGEIDTSSKELSTSEDQSIFF is encoded by the exons atgtCACTAACGTTGGATTTGTCTGAAGAAATTTCACCATTTTCAGTAACCTGGAGGAACAATAAGTTACTCGACACTTATCAACAAGAACCTTGTTCATCAGAACTCAAATCTCGATCAGATTTACAATCTCTTCAAAAATTACTCCCTGTTCGAAATAACTTTACTGAATTTACAAAATGTTCTACAAATTATGAGTCATTTCCGCCTGATCTGAACAGTGATGAGTGGTTCTGCTTGTCGGAAAAACAAGACGATGGAGGCGGCGGAGTTGGTGGTGCAGATGCTACTGGTGAAAATCATCGGTTAGGAATGGATTCTCAGGTTAGGGTTTCTTCCAACCCTGAACCCCCTCTTCCGGAAATCGTTTCcag attcCAGGATACAATTCAAGAACCAAAGATAAGTCCAATGGAAAATGAAGAGGTTGCTGTGAAAGCAACACACTCTGATACTGAATTTGGTTCTGATGTTGCTGGAAATGAAAATGTGGATGATGACTTGGGTGAAAGTTTGTGTAttaagaagagaaagagagaaatccAGGAAGAACTTAAAGGTCACTTTGAGGAATTGGTGAATAAAATGATGAACAAGCAAGAGGATATGTATAAGGTATTACTCGAGAGGCAAGATGATATGTACAAGGTATTACTGGAGAAGATAGAGCAGAAGGAGAAACATCGGATTACGAGAGAAGAAACTTGGAGGAATTTGGAAATGGAAAGGATGAGGAAGGAGACAGAGCAGATGGAGAAAGATAGGATTAGGAGAGAAGAAACTTGGAGGAATCTTGAAAGGGAATTGATGAggaaagaggaggagaagagggCTCATGATACTCATCCAAATTTAGCGTACTTAGAACAGCAGGTAATTAGTACTCCAGATTCCACAGGGCAGCAGATAGTCGGTATTCCGCAGTCTTCGGATATAGATTTGGATGATCAGAGCGGTCAGGAAAAACAAAGGCTTACGAGATGGCCTAAACATGAAGTACAAGCCTTAATCTCCCTTAGAACGGCAGTGGAGCCAAAATTCCTTAGTGGTGCCTCAAAATTACAGATGTGGGAAGAGATATCTCTGGGAATGGTTTCAATGGGATTTACTAGGACTGCAAAGAAGTGTAAAGAGAAATGGCAGAAAATGTACGGATACTTCAGGAGAGCAGCGGGAAGCAGCAAACAGCCAGGGGAAAATGCAAAGACATACCCATATTTCCAAGAACTGGATATGTTTTACCAAAAATGTCCCGCTGAAAAGGCTCGAGATGCTGCAATTGAAAAGGCTTCGGAGGGTGAAATTGACACTAGTTCAAAAGAATTATCAACTTCTgaggatcaatctatctttttTTGA